A region of the Conyzicola lurida genome:
CGTCCGAACCGTAGGCCTCCGCGGTCCACACCGATTCGAAGCCGAGCCGCTCCGCCTCGAGTATCGCCTCGAGGGCGCCGGGCGGCGGGCCCTTGCCCCAGTAGCCGGTCGCGTATCCCAGTCGCACAGTGCCTCCGCCCGTTGATTTTCCGCGGTTTTCATTTGCGGCGGCGGGCCGCGATCCCGTAAGCTAGACCCTTGGCCGGGACTATCCCGGTCATCTTGTACGCCAACTCCCCTTAATCCTCACGGAATCTGACGGAGTTCTGCGCGTGCCGACAAGAAATCTTGGGTAGGGCACCTCGTCCTACGGTATCTAAGGAGAAGACCATCATGGCAGCAACCTGCCAGGTGACCGGAGCCGTTCCCGGCTTTGGGCACAACATTTCGCACTCGCACCGACGCACCAAGCGTCGCTTCGACCCGAACGTCCAGAAGAAGACGTACTACGTTCCTTCGCTGCGCCGCAACGTGACGCTGCAGCTTTCCGCAAAGGGCATCAAGGTCATTGACGCCCGTGGCATCGAGTCTGTCGTCAAGGACATTCTCGCTCGTGGGGTGAAGATCTAATGGCAAAGGCACAGGACGTACGTCCGATCATCAAGCTCCGCTCGACGGCTGGCACCGGTTACACCTACGTGACCAAGAAGAACCGTCGTAACGACCCCGACCGCCTCGTGCTCAAGAAGTACGACCCCGTAGTGCGCAAGCACGTCGAATTCCGCGAGGAGCGCTAAACATGGCTAAGAAGAGCAAGATTGCAAAGAACGAGCAGCGTAAGGTCATCGTCGCGCGTTACGCGACGAAGCGCCTCGAGCTGAAGAAGGCTCTCGTCGACCCGGCCGGAACGGACGAGTCCCGCGAGGAGGCCCGCGTCGGTCTGCAGAAGCTTCCCCGCAACGCGTCGCCCGTGCGCGTTCGTGGCCGCGACGCCATCGACGGCCGCCCCCGCGGTTACCTGAGCCAGTTCGGTGTTTCCCGTGTTCGCTTCCGCGATATGGCGCACCGGGGCGAATTGCCCGGAATTACCAAGTCAAGCTGGTAGATTTCTTCCGGTTCCCCAGACTTGTGGCTTTTCGTCACTAGTTACAGGGGCCAACTAACTGCACGAGGTCCGAGGAGGACATTCCATGGCTGACAAGTCACTAAACCGTACCGAGCTCGTCGCGGCAGTTGCCGCAGCATCTGGCCAGAGCCAGGCTGCCGTCAACGGCGTTGTCGACGCACTCTTCTCCGTTCTGTCCACCTCGGTGGCCGACGGCGTGAAGGTATCCATTCCCGGATGGCTGGCAGTGGAGCGCACGCACCGTGCCGCTCGCGCCGGACGCAACCCGCAGACGGGTGAGGCCATCGAGATCAAGGCGAGCTACGGCGTCAAGCTGAGCGCCGGATCTAAGCTCAAGGCCGCGGCCAAGGACTCCAAGTAGTCTTTGCTCTCGCCTAACACCTCAGGGGTGTGAACCTTATGGTTCGCACCCCTTTTGTGGTTAACGGGGGTGGCAGGGTTTCGATACGCGCCGTAGACGGCGCTACTCAACCACCGGTCAGCTGGCGCAAAGTAAACTAGCTGGATGCCACGAGTCGTTCGGATAGTGGGGCCTGCGCTCCTGCTCGTTGTGGCACTCTTCTCGGCCATCGCCGCTCTCGTCTTCGGTGGCGGAGCCGCCGCCGAACCGATCGCCGACCCCGGCGACGTCGTGCGCTTCGGTCTGCCGCTGGCGAAGCTGGTCGTCAACATCGGCGCCGCGGGCACGATCGGCGCCCTGGCCCTCGCCGCCTTCGCCATGGCCAAGGAGAAGCCCGAGTTCGGGCTCGCCCTCGACATCGCCGCCGGCTCGGCCGCGGTCTGGGCCGTGGCCTCCGCCGCCACCGGCTTCTTCAGCTTCATGACGCTGTACCTGCAGCCGATCTCCCTCGACGACCGCTTCGGCGACCTGCTCGCCACGTTCCTCACCCAGACCGAGATCGGCCAGTCGTGGCTCTGGACGGCGCTCATCGCCGCGGCCCTCACCGTGCTCTGTTTCGCCGTGCGCAACCAGACGCTCGTGCTGTTCATGGCGGTCGGTGGCGTACTCGGCCTGATCCCGATGGCGCTGCAGGGCCACGCGGGCGGTACGGAAACGCACGACGCCGCTACGAGCGCGATCTGGCTGCACATCGTCTTCGCCGCCGTCTGGCTCGGCGGGCTGCTCACCCTGGTGATCTCGGCCCGCACCCTCGACAACGGCCGGATCGTGCCGCTGATCGCCCGGTACTCGACACTCGCCATCGTGAGTTTCGTCGTGGTCGCGGCATCCGGCTATGTCAGCGCCGAAATCCGCGTGGGCACTCTCGACAACCTGCTGACGCCCTACGGGATCCTCGTGCTGGTGAAGGTCGGGGCGCTCGGGGCGCTCGGACTGTTCGGGGTCATCCAGCGCCGGTACCTCGTCGGACGCATGTCGGCGACCGGGTCGCGCAAATACTTCTGGTGGCTGGTGAGCGCCGAGCTCGCCTTTATGGGTCTGGCCTCCGGCGTCGCGGCGGCCCTCGCCCGCACCGCCACCCCGCAGGCGCAGGTCTCGGCCTCCGACGTCGAGGGCTCCACGCCCGCAGAGCTGCTCACCGGCGCCCCGCTGCCGCCGGTATTCAGCCCCGACCGCCTGTTCACCCTGTGGAACTTCGACCTGCTCTGGATCATCATCTGCGGATTCGGCGTGTTCTTCTACCTCGCGGGCGTCTGGCGCCTGAAGAAGCGCGGCGACTCCTGGCCCGTGCTGCGCACCGTGCTCTGGATCGCCGGCCTGGTCGTGCTGTTCTACATCACCAACGGCGGCGTGAACGCCTACGAGAAGTACCTCTTCAGTGCGCACATGCTCGCCCACATGACGCTCGGCATGATGGTGCCGGTGCTGCTCGTGCCCGGCGCTCCCATCACCCTCGCGCTCAGGACGATCATGAAGCGGGATGACGGAAGCCGCGGTCCCCGCGAGTGGATCATGCTCGCCACCCACTCGAGCTACTTCGGGTTCCTGTCCCGGCCGCTCGTCGCCGCGGTGCTCTTCGTCGCCTCGCTCTGGATCTTCTACTACTCCCCGCTGTTCCGCTGGGCCACCGAGGACCACCTCGGCCACCAGTGGATGATCATCCACTTCCTGCTGACCGGCTATCTGTTCGTACAGTCGCTCATCGGCGTCGACCCGTCGCCGCACCGCGCGCCCTACCCGTTGCGCCTGCTCGTACTGCTCGCCACGATGGCGTTCCACGCGTTCTTCGGCCTGTCGCTGATGACCGGCACCGGGCTGCTGCTCGCCGACTGGTACGGCGCGATGGGCTGGGGCAGCGACGCCCTCGCCGACCAGCAGGCGGGTGGCGGAATCGCGTGGAGCGTCGGCGAGATCCCCACGGTGGCGCTCGCCATCGCCGTGGCGATCATGTGGTCGCGCAGCGACGAGCGCGACTCCAAGCGCTACGACCGCAAGGCGGACCGCGACGGGGACGCCGAACTCGAGGCCTACAACGAGATGCTGGCCGCGCGTTCCACTACTCGTACACGGCCGTAATCAGCAGCGAGTTGTTCGGCTGGAAGGTCAGCGTGTACGCGACCGTGAACGGCACGTCCTCGTCGAAGGTGCTGATGCTGCCGTCGCGGTAGGCCTGGACCTCGACGACGATGTGGGCGGTCGCGGGAGTGCGCGGAACCGCCCAGCTGCCGGGCTCGACGCCGGGAACGATGGTGACCACCGGGTCGGCGACCATCGACCACGCGGCCGGGGAGTTGACGCGGTTGGCGATGGCCTGGCCGAACGGGCAGCCGGTGGGCATCAGCACGTCCTGTGTGGTGCACTCCTGCAGGTATTCCGACACGTTCTCCTGCACCTCGGTGACGAACGCCTCGTTCGCCTGCACGTCGACCGCGACATCCGTGATGCCGCCGATCTCGCTCACCTCGACGGGCTGCGCTGCGGCTGTCAGATAGGTCGACTCGTGGTCGACCACGTAGAGGCCCGGGGCGAAGACGAGGTAGGTGGCGGGGGTGTCGGCCGCCGTCGTGGTCGTGACGTCGTAGCCGTTGACCCGGAATTGGTCGTCGTGCAGCACCGTGACCGAGACGGTGTTCAGCGGGCTGGTGACGAAGCGCCACTGCGGGAACAGCCCGAACCGGGTGCCGTTGCGGGCGACGATGAATTCGCTGCGGGCCGTGGTCGCCTCGGCACCCTCCGCGGAGAGGTCGTACTCGACGACGACGGTGTGGGTGCCGTCGGCGCCCGGGGTGTCGCTGACCACGCGCACGTCGTCGAGGTCGCCCAGGGCGTCGCCCGTGAGCAGGTCGTCCGCGGCGTCGTTGCCGGTGCGGACACCGGGCAGGGCGAGAGCGCTGGCGGTGTCGTGGCGCTCGAGCGCCTCGAGGTACCGGCCGACGAACCCGTGGGCGCTGTACAGATCGGCGTTGAGGGCGACGACGGACGCGGCGAACCCGCCGATGAGCAGAACCACGACG
Encoded here:
- the rpsN gene encoding 30S ribosomal protein S14, encoding MAKKSKIAKNEQRKVIVARYATKRLELKKALVDPAGTDESREEARVGLQKLPRNASPVRVRGRDAIDGRPRGYLSQFGVSRVRFRDMAHRGELPGITKSSW
- a CDS encoding HU family DNA-binding protein, whose product is MADKSLNRTELVAAVAAASGQSQAAVNGVVDALFSVLSTSVADGVKVSIPGWLAVERTHRAARAGRNPQTGEAIEIKASYGVKLSAGSKLKAAAKDSK
- a CDS encoding cytochrome c oxidase assembly protein, whose translation is MPRVVRIVGPALLLVVALFSAIAALVFGGGAAAEPIADPGDVVRFGLPLAKLVVNIGAAGTIGALALAAFAMAKEKPEFGLALDIAAGSAAVWAVASAATGFFSFMTLYLQPISLDDRFGDLLATFLTQTEIGQSWLWTALIAAALTVLCFAVRNQTLVLFMAVGGVLGLIPMALQGHAGGTETHDAATSAIWLHIVFAAVWLGGLLTLVISARTLDNGRIVPLIARYSTLAIVSFVVVAASGYVSAEIRVGTLDNLLTPYGILVLVKVGALGALGLFGVIQRRYLVGRMSATGSRKYFWWLVSAELAFMGLASGVAAALARTATPQAQVSASDVEGSTPAELLTGAPLPPVFSPDRLFTLWNFDLLWIIICGFGVFFYLAGVWRLKKRGDSWPVLRTVLWIAGLVVLFYITNGGVNAYEKYLFSAHMLAHMTLGMMVPVLLVPGAPITLALRTIMKRDDGSRGPREWIMLATHSSYFGFLSRPLVAAVLFVASLWIFYYSPLFRWATEDHLGHQWMIIHFLLTGYLFVQSLIGVDPSPHRAPYPLRLLVLLATMAFHAFFGLSLMTGTGLLLADWYGAMGWGSDALADQQAGGGIAWSVGEIPTVALAIAVAIMWSRSDERDSKRYDRKADRDGDAELEAYNEMLAARSTTRTRP
- the rpmG gene encoding 50S ribosomal protein L33: MAKAQDVRPIIKLRSTAGTGYTYVTKKNRRNDPDRLVLKKYDPVVRKHVEFREER
- the rpmB gene encoding 50S ribosomal protein L28, yielding MAATCQVTGAVPGFGHNISHSHRRTKRRFDPNVQKKTYYVPSLRRNVTLQLSAKGIKVIDARGIESVVKDILARGVKI